The following proteins come from a genomic window of Nostoc sp. ATCC 53789:
- a CDS encoding cytochrome b N-terminal domain-containing protein: MQSTQFDRIMRRIATILSVVILTLCLIYVSTGVLLSFYYEPTAGGAYNSLKMINTQVPYGWLFWRAHNIAGNAVIAIALIQIVVMFLGRQFRKSWLTAWISGILLTLSAIGLDWTAMILDWTQEGYWRFNIELGTIEAIPFIGGQLREILTGGGAINTVTVEHLYTIHSYLISVATLILAIVHLSALLWQEWQMYQEAPKPEIGNLQQPPEGEFIPSQS, translated from the coding sequence ATGCAAAGCACCCAGTTCGATAGGATTATGCGACGAATAGCAACGATATTGTCAGTTGTGATTCTGACTTTGTGCTTAATTTATGTTTCTACGGGAGTTTTGCTGTCTTTTTACTATGAACCGACAGCAGGCGGTGCTTATAACTCCTTAAAGATGATTAATACACAAGTTCCATACGGGTGGTTGTTTTGGAGAGCGCATAACATTGCTGGTAATGCGGTAATTGCGATCGCTCTGATTCAAATTGTGGTGATGTTTTTAGGTCGCCAATTCCGCAAGAGTTGGCTGACTGCTTGGATTAGCGGGATTTTGTTGACCTTAAGTGCGATCGGGCTGGACTGGACAGCGATGATCCTAGATTGGACTCAGGAAGGATACTGGCGTTTTAACATTGAATTGGGAACCATCGAAGCTATTCCTTTTATTGGTGGACAGCTGCGCGAAATCCTAACTGGGGGTGGAGCGATTAATACAGTTACTGTCGAACACCTTTACACAATACATAGTTATCTCATTTCGGTGGCGACGCTAATTCTTGCGATCGTGCATTTATCTGCTTTACTGTGGCAGGAATGGCAAATGTATCAAGAAGCGCCAAAGCCAGAAATTGGTAATTTGCAACAACCACCAGAAGGCGAATTTATTCCTTCCCAAAGTTAA
- a CDS encoding cation:proton antiporter, which produces MEASFEITLQMAIAVFAGISAQVLAAYFRIPSIVLLLLLGILFGSDGIGLLHPHLLGTGVEVIVALATAIILFEGGLNLDLRELGRVSVSLQLLVTLGTLITLLGGSMAAHWLGEFPWNIAFLYASIIVVTGPTVVGPLLKQINVDRQVATLLEGEGVLIDPVGAILAFVVLDTIVNGDADPINAIVGLLIRLGVGAAIGGAGGYLMSLIFKRASFLSFELKNLVVLAILWGLFALSQMIRSESGVMTTVVAGAVFANSSVPEERLLRSFKGQLTILSVSVLFILLAADLSIASVFALGWGSLFTVLVLMFVVRPINILLCTWNSDLNWRQKLFLSWVAPRGIVAASVASFFAISLTQRGINGGDSIKALVFLTIIMTVVCQGLTAGWVAKWLQITSKDVTGVVIVGCNPLSLLIARFFQERGENVVMIDTDPECLVQAEAQNLRVIASSGLDAAVLEEAGLASMGTFLAMTSNGEVNFVLAQRAAEEFKPPRVLAVFPRDPQASISVSNKVNQAFIPDLAIKTWNEYLNDGRVKLGTTTLNELEFSTQCDRIQEKIRTGVLIPLLVEREERLQVMPVNQDWEIGDRIIYLLHDPRPSLLKRLSGATQSTPLSLEKLAEVEDLSLVQLSASEASGG; this is translated from the coding sequence ATGGAAGCATCTTTTGAAATTACCCTACAGATGGCGATCGCTGTTTTTGCAGGCATTAGCGCTCAAGTGCTGGCTGCATACTTTCGCATACCCAGCATCGTCTTGTTATTGCTGTTAGGCATATTGTTCGGCTCTGATGGCATAGGGCTATTGCATCCCCATTTGCTGGGCACTGGAGTGGAAGTTATTGTCGCCCTAGCAACTGCAATAATTTTGTTTGAAGGCGGACTGAATTTGGATCTGCGAGAGTTAGGCAGGGTTTCAGTCAGCTTACAATTGCTCGTCACTCTCGGAACGCTAATCACACTACTTGGTGGCAGTATGGCTGCTCACTGGCTGGGTGAATTTCCTTGGAATATAGCTTTTCTCTATGCTTCCATCATTGTGGTGACAGGCCCAACCGTCGTTGGCCCTTTGCTTAAACAAATCAATGTAGATCGGCAAGTAGCAACACTTTTGGAAGGTGAAGGGGTTTTAATTGACCCTGTAGGAGCGATTCTCGCCTTCGTTGTCCTCGATACCATTGTGAACGGAGATGCCGATCCAATTAATGCGATCGTTGGTTTATTAATACGCCTGGGTGTTGGTGCAGCAATTGGTGGTGCTGGCGGTTATCTGATGAGCTTGATTTTCAAACGCGCCAGTTTTCTGTCATTCGAGCTAAAAAACTTAGTGGTGTTGGCGATACTTTGGGGTTTGTTTGCCTTATCGCAAATGATCCGCAGTGAATCGGGAGTCATGACAACAGTTGTTGCAGGAGCAGTCTTTGCTAACTCCTCTGTCCCAGAAGAACGTCTGTTACGGAGCTTTAAGGGTCAGCTAACAATTCTCAGCGTCTCGGTGCTATTTATCTTATTAGCTGCCGATCTATCTATTGCCAGTGTGTTTGCTTTGGGCTGGGGTAGTTTATTCACTGTTTTGGTATTAATGTTTGTCGTTCGCCCGATTAATATTTTGTTGTGTACCTGGAACAGTGATTTAAATTGGCGACAGAAACTATTTTTAAGCTGGGTTGCTCCTAGAGGAATTGTTGCGGCTTCTGTAGCTTCTTTTTTTGCAATCTCCCTTACCCAGCGTGGCATTAACGGCGGTGATTCGATTAAAGCTTTAGTCTTCCTGACAATTATCATGACTGTTGTCTGCCAAGGGCTAACAGCTGGCTGGGTTGCCAAATGGTTACAAATTACCTCTAAGGACGTAACTGGGGTAGTGATTGTGGGTTGTAACCCATTGAGTCTTTTGATTGCCCGATTCTTTCAAGAACGGGGAGAAAATGTGGTCATGATTGATACTGACCCCGAATGTCTTGTTCAAGCTGAGGCGCAAAATCTGCGAGTGATTGCCAGCAGTGGGTTAGATGCTGCTGTTTTGGAAGAGGCGGGACTTGCTTCGATGGGCACTTTTTTGGCGATGACAAGTAATGGCGAGGTGAATTTTGTTTTAGCTCAACGAGCAGCCGAGGAATTTAAGCCGCCGCGCGTTTTAGCTGTTTTCCCCCGCGATCCGCAAGCGAGTATTTCGGTTAGTAATAAAGTTAATCAAGCTTTTATCCCAGACTTAGCGATTAAAACTTGGAATGAATATTTAAATGATGGGCGAGTCAAACTGGGGACAACTACGCTAAATGAGCTAGAATTTTCCACTCAGTGCGATCGCATTCAAGAAAAAATTCGGACTGGAGTGTTGATACCGTTATTGGTAGAACGAGAAGAACGCTTACAGGTAATGCCAGTTAACCAAGATTGGGAAATTGGCGATCGCATTATTTACCTATTGCATGACCCCAGACCTAGCCTTTTAAAACGTTTATCTGGTGCTACCCAATCTACTCCCCTCTCTCTAGAAAAGTTAGCGGAGGTTGAAGACCTATCCCTCGTCCAATTGTCCGCTAGTGAGGCTTCTGGGGGATGA